In the genome of Telluria mixta, the window CAGGTTCACGGTATGGACCTGCCACAGGAAGTCGCCCGTCTGCGTGCTGGCGTTGACGAAGCGGCCGTCGAGCGTATCCAGCGTGGACGTCGTCCCCGGCTGCGGCGCGTCGGGCGGCGCGGTGTAGGCGGGCACCGCCACGTTCACCGGTCCCGTCAGCTGGATGGCGTTCGGCCGGCTCGAGTTCGTCAGCGTGTAGAGGCTCAGCGAGCTGCCGCCCGACGCGGCGATCAGGTACGTGCGTGCATTCTGGTCGAGCACGATCGGCGGCGCCAGGGTAGCGCGCAGGCCCGTGAAGACGGGGACGGAGAAGCCGAGACCGTTGTACAGGCGCGCTTTCGCCACGGCGAACATGTCGGCGCCCCGGAAGCCGCCGGACGCCGTGAACACGTTGGCCGTGATGATGACCGAGTCCTGGTCGTAGCCGAGCTGCGGGTAATCCCAGAAATCGCCCGCGTTGAAGGTCACGTTCAGCGCGTAGATGAAGTACGAGCCGAGCGGATTCGACGTCGTGGAAATCGCCACGAAAAAGAGCTGGCGCGTGCCCGATTCCTGGAACGCGTCGGCCGTCACGACCCAGCGGTTCCACACGCTGTCATACACGGCGCGCGGATCGAACAGCACGCGGGTGGTGTAGCCGAAGAAGGCCGCCAGCGAAATGCTCGTGCGCTGGCTCGGATTCGCCCGCAGGAAGATGTCGATGTGCGAGTTCGTCACCTCGACGAAATGGTCGAGGCCAACCGCGCCATGCGTATCCGGGGGAATCAGGCCGTCCACGTCCGTCGCGCCCGCGAAATTCGGGCCGACGAGGCCGATCGGCGCACGGGGGAGGGCTTCGGCTTCGGCTTCGAGCTCCGCCTCGACCGGCTTTTCGGCCGTCCGGTCCTGCGCACGCAGCTTCGTCTTGAGCTCCTCGTACTCGGCGGCAGGCATCGTCGGCAGGAAAGGCTTCGACTTTCCTTGCGCGACCGCACGGGCATTCGGTGCCAAATTGCTTTCCATATCGTGCAGCATGGCCTCCACGGTCCGCAGCTGCGGCGCCGGTGCCTCCAGCCGGGTTCCGATTTCGATAGCAGAATGTTTCACGGCATTACTCCTTTCCATTGAAATTGCTTGCAGCGCTGGAACCAGCAGACGGGCAGGCGCCATTCCTGCGCCGTTCACTATCGTGACAAACGGGCTGGACGTCGTTGATGGCGGTCAGGGGGAAAGGGCTCCGCGTGTGAGAAGGAATTTCCTAATACCGGGAGAATTAACTGAGGCTCGGCGAGGAATTGCGTGCATCCACTTCGGAAATTGGCAGCGCATCTTTAGGTGTTCGTTTTAATACACACTTTTAGACTTGAGTCGTATCAAACGGCTAAATCAGCCCTTATAGCAGTATCTCACTTCGTATCGGTTTTGGCCGTCCTACACTTGATAGTCACGGCGTAATGCAACACCTGTTTCAGTGCCGTTTGGCACAAAAGCGTACACGTCCATGTTAAATAGCGTCAGAGTGTTCTTCCAGGGCGAATTCAACCGTAATGTTGTCACCCTGATGACAGGGACCGGGCTCGCGCAGCTTATTCCCCTCGCGGTAACGCCGATCCTGTCCCGCCTTTACCCGCCGGAGCAATTCGGCGTACTCGCGCTCTTTGTCTCGGTGGTATCGAGCTTGTCCGCCCTGGCCACCGGCCGTTACGAATTCGCGATCATGCTGCCGCGTAAGGATGTCGATGCCACCAATATCGCGGCAATGTCGATCACGATCAATCTGATCGTCAGCGTCGCCCTGTTCGCAGTCGCCTGCATATTCGGCAAGTCCATATCGAACGCATTGGGAAACGAGTCGATGTCGATCTGGCTGTATGTCGTTCCGCTGGCAGTTTTTCTGAATGGTATTTACGCGAATCTAAAATACTGGAGCAATCGCCACAAACTGTACTTCTTGATGGCGCATCGGCAAGTACTTCAGAGTGGAGGGACCTCGGCGGTGCAGCTCGGCCTCGGGCTGCTCCGCGTCGGCGCCGGAGGATTGGTGACAGGAAGCGTCGCCGGCCAGGCGCTGGCGACAGGAATGATGGCGGGCATGGTGCGCCGCCATTGCCCGCACTTCTGGCGCGGCATCGACAGGCGCAAGATGCTGGCCCTGGCGAAGCGTTACCGAAGCTGTCCGCAATATCTGGTGCCGGCCCATACATTGGGTGCAGTGTCGGTCCAACTGCCCACGATATTCATCAATGCGGCGTTCGGCCTGGCGGCGTCGGGATTTTTCATGCTGGCCGAGAGGGTGATCGGCATGCCGCTGTCGCTGATTTCAGGCTCGATTGGCGATGTGTTCAGGCAGGAAATCAACGACGCTTTTCTGGCGGGGAACCGTTGCAGGGAAATATTTATTTCGACACTCAAAAAGCTTGTGGCGGTCGCCACACCCCCATTCGTGGTCCTGCTATTTTTTGCACCATCGCTATTTTCACTGGTATTCGGTGAAAAGTGGCGTGTTGCGGGCGAATATGCCCGATTGATGTGCCCGATGTTTTACCTGCGCTTCATCAGTAACCCTTTGAGCCTGGTTGCGATAATCGCCCAGAAGAATCGATTCGAGTTTTGGTGGCAGGTGGGTATGTTGCTATTCCTGATGATCGTGGCGGCAACACATTACCTCATTCGCCTGGACGTGAAAATGTACATCGCAGGCTTCGTGATTATCTACAGCGTATTTGATCTCGCAAATCTTTTCGCTTCATATAAATTCGCCTGCGATGGCGACTTGCGGAAGCCTGTTAGCCGAGCGCCTTGATCGGCTCCGCAGTTTGAATCGTTGTTTCATGATGGGGACAAGGCAATGGATGCAGTTATTCAAGGGTTGAACGGAAAAGCAAGCGAAAATGCGCGGCACCCGTCCGATACGCTGCTGAACCAAGCGGAGTATCGAAACCTGTGTGCAGCCGAGCCGTCGATCCCGATTTTTTCGAACGCCTGGTGGCTTGATGCGGTAGCGGGGCCGGACGGTTGGGACGTCGCGCTGGCAAGGGTCAATGGACGAATCGTCGGCGCCATGCCGTTCTGCGTGGCCATGCGGTACGGCATGAAGGTAATCCAGCAGCCGCCTTTGACCCCCGTACTCGGGCCGTGGATACGGGACGACGGCGGCAGCCCCGCCACCAGACTGAGCAACGAGCAAAAGATCATGCAGTCGCTGATCGAGCTGCTACCCCGGTTCGACCATTTCAGCCAGACCTGGAACAAGGATTTGTCGAACTGGCTGCCTTTTTACTGGAACGGTTTCAGCCAGTCGACCGAATACACCTACGTCGTTCCCGGACTGGATGACCTGGACAGCGTCTGGAGCAGGTTCGATCCCACGCGTCGCAAACATTGCAGAACCGCTGTTGCGCGGCACAATCTGCGGGTGCGCGAGGACCTGCCGCTCGACGCTTTCCTGGCCCTCCACAGGATGACGATCGAAAATCGCGGCGTCGCACAGGGGTTCACCGACGATTGCCTGCGCCGCCTGGACGCCGCCTGTGTCGAGCACAAGCAACGCAAGCTCCACATCGTTGTCGACGAGGCGGGCCGGCATTGCTCCGCCACCTATACGGTGTGGGACAACAATTGTGCGTACGCATTGCTGAAGGGTTCCGACCCCGACATGCGCCATACCCAGGCGCCCAGTGTCTGCCAATGGGAAGCCATCAAGTTCAGTGCCACGGTTGCCCCGAAATACGATTTTCTCGGAAACATGAATCCCTCGATCGAACCCTATGTACGCAGCTTTGGCACGGAGCAGACGCCGGTATTCACCATCACCAAAACCCCCTCGCGGCTGCTGCGCCTGCGCCGCGGCCTGATCTCGGCGCTCGCCAGCGGACACTAGGAACGCCTCTTTTACCGAAAGCCAGCCCGATGACGACTATCCCGCCCAAGGCGCCGCCGTCCGCGGCGACGCAGCCGCACGCCAACGACCATGCACAGGCCACGAGCGACAATGCGTCGCCTAAGGAAACGTATCGGCAGTTCTGCGCCCAGGAACGGTCGCTGCCCCTGTTTTCGCGCGACTGGTGGCTGGACGCGGCAGCGGGCCGGGACGGGTGGGACGTCGCGCTCGTCAAAAAAGGCAGCGAAATGCTCGCCGCCATGCCTTATGTGGTCCGCAGTCGCTACGGCATGAAGATCGTCACGCAGCCCGCGCTCACGCCCATTCTCGGCCCCTGGCTGCGGCCGACCGGAGGCAGGCAGGCGGCGCGGCTGAGCAACGACAAGGACGTGATGCAAGCGTTGATCGATCAGCTGCCCCGTTTCGCTCACTTCGCGCAGACCTGGCATCCCAGCGTCACGAACTGGCAGCCTTTCTTCTGGAATGGCTTCCGCCAAACCACGTATTACACCTTCGTTCTCCCTGAATTGACCGACATCGACAAATTGTGGGCCGGGTTCGAAGGGAAGACGCGCCGCGCCATCACCAAGGCGCAGAAGCAACACCAACTGCAAGTCCGCAGCGACGTCCCGCTCGACCTGCTTCTCGACCTGAACCGCAAGACCTTTGCACGCCAGGGCTTGCCCCCACCGTATCCCGACGACTTCGTCCGGCGCCTCGACGCCGCATGCCGGGAGCGCGGCTGCAGCAGGGTGTTCTGCGCGATCGATCCCGACGGCGCCGCGCATGCGGCCTGCTACATCGTCTGGGACGAGCACAGCGCCTACGGGTTGATCTCGGGCACGGACCCTGCCTATCGCGGGAGCGAGGCCAACAGTCTTTGCGTATGGGAGTCGCTCCTCCACGCCGCCCGCGTGACCCGCCAATACAATTTCTCCGGTTCGATGATCGAGCCGTTCGAGGGCTATCTGCGCGGCTTCGGCGGCAACCATGTACCGTATTTTCACGTCAGCAAAACCCCGTCGCGGCTGCTGACCATGCGCCAAGGCCTGCTGTCACTCACCGGGAAGAACTGATGCTGCGGGTCTCACTTCCGGAAAGTCACCGCCCCGAGCGCACGTGGATCTGCAAGGTTCTGCTCGGAGAATTCCTGGGGCTCGATGTCGAGCTCGCGTTCGACCGCGTGGACGCGGTGCGCATCAGCGCGGCCGGCAGGACACTGCGTTTGCCGGACACCTTCTTTGCCGGGGCCGCGGGCACCGACGCGAGGCCGCAACGCTGGATCGTCGCCCACAGCGGTCTCGATGCCCGTCTGTGCGAGGCCAGCGTCCCGGTGCTGTTCGGCGCGCCCGGCTTCACGATAGACGCGAGCGGCAACGCCGCGCTGTCGCTCGATGTCTTCGGATCGGCATTCTTCATGCTCGCACGCTACGAGGAATCGGTCAGTCCCGCGCGCGACGGACATCAACGGTTCCCCGCCAACCTGTCGCTTGCCGTACGCCAGGGTTTTCTAGATCGCCCGATCGTGGACGAGTATGCCGAGATCCTGTGGGCGGCCATCCACAGGCTATGGCCCACGCTCGCCAGGAAGCGACGTGCCGCACGCAAGCTGATCAGCTGCGACGTCGACCTGCCGTTCGATCCGGCCTGCGCATCGATGTCGCGTCTCGGCAAGCGGCTGGTGGGCCGCGCGGTACGGGAGCGCTCGCTGAGTGCGCTGCTCGCGACCGCCGGCAACTACTGGGCCGTCAAGCGCGGGAACCAGGCACGCGATCCTTACTGGCATGCGTTGTCGTGGATGATGGATGTGAACGAGAGGGCGGGCAACCAGGTCACGTTCAACTTCATTCCCGAAAGGACCGACGGCGCGATGG includes:
- a CDS encoding polysaccharide deacetylase family protein → MLRVSLPESHRPERTWICKVLLGEFLGLDVELAFDRVDAVRISAAGRTLRLPDTFFAGAAGTDARPQRWIVAHSGLDARLCEASVPVLFGAPGFTIDASGNAALSLDVFGSAFFMLARYEESVSPARDGHQRFPANLSLAVRQGFLDRPIVDEYAEILWAAIHRLWPTLARKRRAARKLISCDVDLPFDPACASMSRLGKRLVGRAVRERSLSALLATAGNYWAVKRGNQARDPYWHALSWMMDVNERAGNQVTFNFIPERTDGAMDNAPGIDHRRMRELLRTVHARGHLVGIHPGYNTYRHPDAFTRSTAALQRAMDQEGIRQDELGGRQHYLRWDVRTTPQLWAANGLAYDSTLSYPTIAGFRTGTCHEYTMYDLVGRRPLALKQRPLIVMENAVIDEPNMGLGHGERALAAMRHYKQICARFDGNFTLLWHNSSFTGEVDRAMYCDLIQ
- a CDS encoding GNAT family N-acetyltransferase, coding for MDAVIQGLNGKASENARHPSDTLLNQAEYRNLCAAEPSIPIFSNAWWLDAVAGPDGWDVALARVNGRIVGAMPFCVAMRYGMKVIQQPPLTPVLGPWIRDDGGSPATRLSNEQKIMQSLIELLPRFDHFSQTWNKDLSNWLPFYWNGFSQSTEYTYVVPGLDDLDSVWSRFDPTRRKHCRTAVARHNLRVREDLPLDAFLALHRMTIENRGVAQGFTDDCLRRLDAACVEHKQRKLHIVVDEAGRHCSATYTVWDNNCAYALLKGSDPDMRHTQAPSVCQWEAIKFSATVAPKYDFLGNMNPSIEPYVRSFGTEQTPVFTITKTPSRLLRLRRGLISALASGH
- a CDS encoding GNAT family N-acetyltransferase, translated to MTTIPPKAPPSAATQPHANDHAQATSDNASPKETYRQFCAQERSLPLFSRDWWLDAAAGRDGWDVALVKKGSEMLAAMPYVVRSRYGMKIVTQPALTPILGPWLRPTGGRQAARLSNDKDVMQALIDQLPRFAHFAQTWHPSVTNWQPFFWNGFRQTTYYTFVLPELTDIDKLWAGFEGKTRRAITKAQKQHQLQVRSDVPLDLLLDLNRKTFARQGLPPPYPDDFVRRLDAACRERGCSRVFCAIDPDGAAHAACYIVWDEHSAYGLISGTDPAYRGSEANSLCVWESLLHAARVTRQYNFSGSMIEPFEGYLRGFGGNHVPYFHVSKTPSRLLTMRQGLLSLTGKN
- a CDS encoding lipopolysaccharide biosynthesis protein, coding for MLNSVRVFFQGEFNRNVVTLMTGTGLAQLIPLAVTPILSRLYPPEQFGVLALFVSVVSSLSALATGRYEFAIMLPRKDVDATNIAAMSITINLIVSVALFAVACIFGKSISNALGNESMSIWLYVVPLAVFLNGIYANLKYWSNRHKLYFLMAHRQVLQSGGTSAVQLGLGLLRVGAGGLVTGSVAGQALATGMMAGMVRRHCPHFWRGIDRRKMLALAKRYRSCPQYLVPAHTLGAVSVQLPTIFINAAFGLAASGFFMLAERVIGMPLSLISGSIGDVFRQEINDAFLAGNRCREIFISTLKKLVAVATPPFVVLLFFAPSLFSLVFGEKWRVAGEYARLMCPMFYLRFISNPLSLVAIIAQKNRFEFWWQVGMLLFLMIVAATHYLIRLDVKMYIAGFVIIYSVFDLANLFASYKFACDGDLRKPVSRAP